A region of Bradyrhizobium sp. SZCCHNS1050 DNA encodes the following proteins:
- a CDS encoding UbiX family flavin prenyltransferase translates to MNGRHHVIVGISGASGAAIGARIVERLAEQPQCAVHLVVSDAAVRTLHEEVGQGGLARLRELAAHAHDVADIGASIASGSFSAAGMIVAPCSIRTLSAIAWGQLDNLLVRAADVQLKERRRLILLVRESPLHLGHLRAMTQATEIGAIIAPPMPAFYLKPQSLDDVIEQIACRAINLLGVPGLHANAREWLPDRTTEAGNLVEIGKQDRQ, encoded by the coding sequence ATGAACGGGCGGCATCACGTCATCGTCGGCATCAGCGGCGCCTCGGGCGCCGCGATCGGTGCGCGCATCGTCGAACGGCTCGCGGAGCAGCCGCAATGCGCGGTCCATCTCGTGGTGTCCGACGCTGCCGTGCGCACCTTGCACGAGGAGGTCGGCCAGGGCGGCCTCGCGCGGCTGCGCGAACTGGCGGCGCATGCTCATGATGTCGCCGACATCGGTGCGAGCATCGCCAGCGGCTCGTTTTCTGCAGCCGGCATGATCGTGGCGCCCTGCTCGATCCGCACCCTCTCGGCGATCGCCTGGGGCCAACTCGACAACCTGCTGGTCCGCGCCGCCGACGTTCAACTCAAGGAGCGCCGCCGGCTGATATTGTTGGTGCGGGAGAGCCCGCTGCATCTCGGTCATCTCCGAGCGATGACGCAGGCCACCGAGATCGGCGCGATCATCGCGCCGCCAATGCCGGCGTTCTACCTGAAGCCCCAGTCGCTCGATGACGTCATCGAGCAGATCGCCTGTCGCGCGATCAACCTGCTCGGCGTCCCCGGGCTCCACGCCAACGCGCGGGAGTGGCTTCCGGACCGGACGACCGAAGCAGGCAACCTTGTTGAGATAGGGAAGCAAGACAGGCAATAG
- a CDS encoding metal-sulfur cluster assembly factor: MSRDVIDRIRDAMRVVIDPELGENVVDLGFIYEITATDGVVHVTMTATTPGCPATGFLKEGVASSIAEIAGVEAVDVTMTFDPPWTPSRIDPAVRAALGFDNVN; encoded by the coding sequence GCCGCGATGTCATCGACCGCATCCGCGACGCAATGCGCGTGGTCATCGATCCGGAACTGGGGGAAAACGTGGTCGATCTCGGCTTCATCTATGAGATCACGGCGACGGATGGCGTCGTGCATGTCACGATGACGGCCACAACGCCCGGGTGCCCCGCAACAGGTTTTCTCAAGGAAGGGGTCGCAAGCAGCATTGCGGAGATTGCGGGCGTCGAAGCCGTGGACGTGACGATGACATTCGATCCGCCGTGGACCCCATCCAGAATTGATCCGGCCGTTCGTGCTGCGCTGGGTTTCGACAACGTCAATTGA